From Leptospira dzoumogneensis, one genomic window encodes:
- a CDS encoding TonB-dependent receptor family protein has product MFQKRFRSSLILSIFIFSNSFLFSQPNGNTGTNGTSSDSEQEDPSKKETSKQEETLAEKKRRFLESGQINVIGAKDDDIKKIPGSASVIGKKILKETNPIDSMEALRRVPGATIRYQDAVGLTPNIAFRGVSNEESRKTLILEDGVFTSLSPYGQPESYFVPHIDRMERVEVVKGSGSILFGPTTLGGIVNYVTRKPPEKPTFSAKVIGGMNGYASSLMQYGGTNQTTNTGYDISYMHNQGNGFRDYQGFRVNDLNLKLIQKLGEKDSVFLKYQSYQQEAQSTYLGLTQGLYWKNPRINPARYDQKSIDRQAAVIGHDHTFNENWKMITRAYWTNVGFLFRQESYSYNNLTEFGFPARPPENAFGVYAPDIIGNQPGDVIYMLNSTPNRHSFFKTGGLESKVEGKFNTFGLDHEIAFGARMHYESVNAANNVFPYPTLTKGITTQQQNRNARAYALYVQDSIKLTDKFKVIPGVRYEHIFQGVYTHRRLATSDDVTKGYANTVGQSMLVNDANETYTKVVLPGIGLTFDITEKFIWFAGAHTAFSPPTFSTVQNPALGLGYKLSAERSNNYETGFRGNITRYFYTQVSTYALYFSNQIVNTNEAGSGLGAVPINAGRSVNRGVESNFVFDFGKFAESRWEIPLEFTYSYTKAISTTYIPVGTIQNADGTVSITNQPLYAVNSAGNLIKVNTNGNYLPYVPMNVFIGAIGVKSPSGFYARVEYQYFDKQYSDLQNTKNQSTDGSQGVVPAYGIWNADFGYEAPGGRWSIFVNGKNLEDRVYISGRLPVGIQQGPYRQINIGATLKLD; this is encoded by the coding sequence ATGTTCCAAAAACGATTCCGTTCTTCTCTCATTTTAAGTATTTTCATTTTTTCTAATTCTTTTCTTTTCTCCCAGCCCAATGGAAACACTGGGACGAACGGAACTTCTTCGGATTCCGAACAAGAAGATCCTTCTAAAAAGGAAACATCCAAACAAGAAGAAACTCTTGCGGAGAAAAAAAGAAGATTTTTAGAAAGCGGTCAGATCAATGTGATCGGTGCCAAGGATGATGATATTAAGAAGATCCCAGGTTCCGCGAGTGTGATCGGTAAAAAGATCTTAAAAGAAACGAATCCGATCGATTCTATGGAAGCTTTGCGCAGGGTTCCCGGAGCTACGATCCGTTACCAAGACGCGGTTGGTCTTACTCCGAATATCGCATTCAGAGGTGTGAGTAACGAAGAATCTAGAAAAACTTTGATCTTAGAAGACGGTGTTTTCACTTCTTTAAGTCCTTACGGACAACCTGAAAGTTATTTTGTGCCTCATATAGATAGAATGGAAAGAGTGGAGGTCGTGAAAGGTTCGGGCTCCATTCTTTTTGGACCGACCACTTTGGGCGGTATCGTCAACTATGTGACACGAAAACCTCCTGAAAAACCTACGTTTAGTGCGAAGGTGATCGGAGGAATGAACGGTTATGCTTCCAGTCTGATGCAGTATGGCGGGACCAACCAAACCACGAATACCGGTTATGATATTTCTTATATGCATAACCAAGGAAATGGTTTTAGGGACTACCAAGGTTTTAGAGTGAACGATCTGAACCTGAAGTTGATCCAGAAATTAGGGGAGAAGGATTCCGTTTTTCTAAAATACCAGTCTTATCAACAAGAGGCTCAATCTACTTATTTGGGATTGACCCAAGGTTTGTATTGGAAAAATCCAAGGATCAATCCTGCCAGATACGACCAAAAGTCCATAGATAGGCAGGCTGCGGTGATTGGCCATGATCATACTTTTAATGAAAATTGGAAGATGATCACAAGAGCCTATTGGACCAATGTGGGATTCTTATTTCGCCAAGAATCTTATTCTTATAATAATTTAACTGAATTCGGTTTTCCTGCAAGGCCTCCAGAGAATGCTTTTGGTGTTTACGCTCCGGATATTATCGGTAACCAGCCGGGAGATGTGATTTATATGTTAAATTCCACTCCTAACAGACATTCTTTCTTTAAGACAGGCGGTCTGGAATCCAAGGTAGAGGGTAAATTTAATACATTCGGTTTGGATCATGAGATCGCTTTTGGTGCGAGAATGCATTACGAATCCGTAAATGCAGCGAATAATGTATTTCCTTATCCGACTCTTACAAAAGGGATTACCACCCAACAACAAAATCGTAATGCGAGAGCTTACGCTTTATATGTGCAGGACTCTATCAAACTTACTGATAAGTTCAAGGTAATACCCGGAGTTCGTTACGAACATATTTTCCAAGGAGTATATACTCATAGAAGGCTTGCGACTTCGGATGATGTTACTAAGGGATATGCGAATACTGTTGGTCAATCCATGTTAGTAAATGATGCAAATGAAACTTATACTAAGGTAGTTCTACCTGGAATAGGGCTTACATTTGATATTACCGAAAAGTTTATCTGGTTTGCGGGTGCTCACACTGCATTTTCTCCACCTACATTCTCCACCGTTCAAAATCCTGCATTAGGTTTAGGTTATAAACTCAGTGCGGAAAGATCCAATAATTACGAGACGGGTTTCAGGGGAAATATAACCCGCTACTTCTACACTCAGGTCAGTACATACGCATTATATTTTTCGAATCAAATCGTAAATACGAACGAAGCAGGTTCCGGCTTAGGAGCCGTCCCGATCAATGCGGGAAGATCGGTGAATAGAGGAGTAGAGAGTAATTTTGTTTTCGACTTCGGAAAATTTGCGGAATCCAGATGGGAAATTCCCCTGGAATTTACTTATTCCTATACAAAAGCGATCTCTACTACTTACATTCCTGTCGGGACGATACAAAATGCAGATGGTACTGTGAGTATCACGAACCAACCTTTGTATGCGGTTAACTCCGCGGGAAACTTGATCAAGGTGAACACAAACGGAAACTATCTACCTTACGTTCCTATGAATGTTTTTATAGGTGCGATCGGAGTGAAAAGCCCGTCCGGATTTTATGCCAGAGTGGAGTATCAATATTTCGACAAACAATATTCCGACCTTCAGAATACTAAAAACCAAAGTACGGACGGAAGCCAAGGTGTTGTTCCTGCATATGGAATTTGGAATGCAGACTTCGGGTATGAGGCCCCTGGAGGAAGATGGTCCATCTTCGTGAACGGAAAAAATTTAGAAGATAGAGTGTATATCTCAGGAAGACTTCCTGTCGGGATCCAACAAGGGCCGTACAGACAAATCAATATCGGGGCTACTTTAAAGCTGGATTAA
- the pyrE gene encoding orotate phosphoribosyltransferase, whose product MREELFQLIQTHAYRFREEPFTLASGRKSRHYFNCKEITLHPQRLELLCKYIVEKHLPESGLDGEEAFGGLTMGADPICFGISLEYRKQSKNVFPLIVRKQAKDHGTKNLVEGGVNAVKSCVVVDDVITTGGSTLQAIKSLRDAGLEVTACICILDREEGGRIAIEEEGIKVFPLFKKSEFGSLD is encoded by the coding sequence TTGAGGGAAGAATTATTTCAACTCATTCAAACCCACGCCTATCGTTTCCGAGAGGAACCGTTCACCCTGGCCAGTGGTAGAAAATCCAGGCATTATTTTAATTGTAAGGAAATCACTCTCCATCCTCAAAGATTAGAATTACTTTGTAAGTATATTGTGGAAAAACATCTGCCGGAATCCGGTCTGGACGGAGAAGAGGCATTCGGTGGTCTCACAATGGGAGCGGATCCTATCTGTTTCGGGATCTCTTTGGAATATAGAAAACAGTCCAAGAACGTATTCCCATTGATCGTGAGAAAACAAGCCAAGGACCATGGTACCAAAAATTTGGTAGAAGGCGGAGTAAACGCGGTCAAATCCTGTGTGGTCGTGGATGACGTGATCACTACCGGAGGTTCTACATTGCAAGCCATCAAAAGTTTGAGAGACGCCGGATTGGAAGTAACCGCATGTATCTGCATTTTGGACAGAGAAGAAGGCGGAAGAATTGCTATAGAAGAAGAAGGGATCAAAGTTTTCCCTTTATTTAAAAAATCCGAATTCGGAAGTTTAGACTAA
- a CDS encoding transglutaminase family protein — translation MAEYSVRHLTHYTYEKEVSHCLNLAHLCPTSNERQICREFRIEILPKPKYTEFRTDYFGNTVYSFAVETPHNILSVTAEAKVFTSEPEKKKDQVTITASEILQKLKTVTEKEDLEAMEFVGDSSFVSRSISYKNFLEKYLPMDRPYLESVLEYVKRFREDFKFKAGSTNIYTPLDEVLEKKEGVCQDFTHLSLAAFRSLGLPCKYVSGYIETYPPPGKPKLRGSDATHAWISVYCPGQGWFDFDPTNGKAITDEYIHTSVGRDFSDVSPLKGILFGGGKHKLKVEVDVSQLGDPNAIGNHI, via the coding sequence ATGGCTGAGTATTCGGTTCGTCACTTGACCCATTATACTTACGAAAAGGAAGTTTCTCATTGTTTGAATTTGGCTCATCTTTGTCCTACATCCAATGAGAGACAGATCTGTAGAGAGTTTAGGATAGAGATCCTTCCTAAACCTAAATATACCGAATTCAGAACCGATTATTTCGGGAACACAGTATATTCTTTCGCTGTGGAAACTCCTCATAATATCCTTTCTGTGACTGCGGAAGCAAAGGTTTTTACATCCGAACCTGAAAAGAAAAAAGACCAAGTCACGATCACCGCTTCCGAAATATTGCAAAAATTGAAAACTGTTACGGAAAAGGAAGATCTGGAGGCGATGGAATTCGTAGGAGATTCTTCTTTTGTAAGCCGCTCGATTTCCTATAAGAATTTTTTGGAAAAATACCTTCCGATGGATCGTCCTTATTTGGAATCCGTTTTGGAATATGTAAAAAGATTCAGAGAAGATTTTAAATTCAAAGCAGGAAGCACTAATATTTATACACCTCTGGATGAGGTCTTAGAAAAAAAAGAAGGGGTCTGCCAGGACTTCACTCATCTTTCCTTGGCTGCTTTCCGCTCTTTGGGTCTGCCTTGCAAATATGTTTCCGGTTATATAGAAACGTATCCTCCTCCAGGTAAACCTAAGTTAAGAGGAAGTGATGCAACCCATGCCTGGATCTCCGTATATTGTCCCGGACAAGGTTGGTTCGACTTTGATCCTACAAACGGAAAGGCAATCACGGACGAATACATTCATACTTCCGTAGGCAGGGATTTTTCGGATGTTTCTCCTTTGAAAGGAATTCTATTCGGTGGTGGAAAACACAAATTAAAAGTAGAAGTGGATGTTTCTCAGTTAGGAGATCCTAACGCGATCGGGAATCATATTTAA
- a CDS encoding imelysin family protein: MRQNNSVRSGRFGRFFRIKKLILTAWIILSILLLSIFISCSHKNSASGAANTNGYLYQMFNSFDPRSLLQNLGNNIIPPLFVNLKSSSDALVAATDDLCASDSLSAAQAAWVAHKSDLKKVEPFRFGTTLAYFTRMDPFLINYLTESSPNTGELDDLDVITTGDISDAQQAIGQMKNKAKGISAIEYILFSRAGANRGTAPSCGVDFSNAPDGRAALLRALVLEYSGHVQNVTDAWKVSGTNPLGTQLATAGNGTSATFPSSGIALDVVLSSAIQLLSIMKDGKLEIPEGLSGGGNGSSPNSDRAESRFSGRSFDNLIDNLSTFKAIYTGNGTGAGLKDYVKFYSPDLAEEIDGEIAELEEHLGDITPSTSNPPAAWGSANATNFTAIKSSINDLSELLKILNTELAALTGSSPVSGGPGGDGD; this comes from the coding sequence ATGCGACAAAACAATTCTGTTAGAAGCGGACGATTCGGCAGGTTTTTCCGGATTAAAAAGCTGATCCTTACCGCTTGGATCATTTTAAGTATCTTATTACTTTCTATTTTCATTTCTTGTTCTCATAAAAACTCCGCATCGGGTGCGGCGAATACGAACGGATATCTCTACCAGATGTTCAATTCATTCGATCCTAGATCCCTTTTGCAGAATTTAGGAAATAATATAATTCCCCCACTGTTTGTGAATTTGAAATCAAGCAGTGATGCTCTCGTTGCCGCAACTGACGATCTTTGCGCTTCCGATTCTTTATCCGCGGCACAAGCAGCATGGGTCGCTCATAAATCTGATCTGAAAAAAGTAGAGCCTTTTCGTTTTGGAACCACTCTCGCTTACTTTACTCGGATGGATCCTTTCTTGATCAATTATCTAACCGAGTCTTCTCCTAATACAGGTGAGTTGGATGATTTAGATGTAATTACAACCGGGGACATTTCGGACGCACAACAAGCTATAGGTCAGATGAAAAACAAGGCCAAAGGTATTAGTGCGATAGAATATATTCTTTTTAGCAGAGCCGGAGCGAATAGGGGAACTGCACCAAGTTGTGGTGTCGATTTTTCTAATGCTCCAGATGGAAGAGCGGCACTTTTGAGAGCATTGGTCTTAGAATACAGCGGGCATGTGCAGAATGTGACTGATGCCTGGAAGGTGAGCGGGACAAATCCTCTTGGGACTCAACTTGCAACTGCCGGTAACGGAACTTCTGCTACCTTTCCAAGTTCGGGTATCGCGTTAGATGTCGTTTTATCATCCGCAATCCAACTTTTAAGTATCATGAAAGACGGAAAACTGGAAATTCCGGAAGGTCTTTCCGGAGGCGGGAATGGTTCTTCTCCTAACTCCGACCGAGCGGAGTCCAGATTTTCAGGACGGTCTTTCGATAACTTAATAGATAATTTAAGTACTTTTAAAGCGATTTATACCGGAAACGGAACTGGGGCAGGGCTTAAAGATTACGTAAAATTTTATAGTCCTGATTTGGCCGAAGAGATAGATGGAGAGATCGCGGAACTGGAAGAACATTTAGGTGATATTACTCCTTCAACCTCTAATCCACCTGCTGCGTGGGGAAGTGCTAATGCCACGAATTTTACAGCGATCAAATCGAGTATCAATGACTTAAGCGAATTATTAAAAATTCTGAACACTGAACTGGCTGCTCTTACGGGCTCGAGTCCGGTTTCAGGCGGACCGGGAGGGGACGGAGATTGA
- a CDS encoding acyl-CoA desaturase gives MEQTKKKLALKTTIFLIATPIIGVIGTGALLFTRGIPLNTWLVYLFMTAATGLAITGGYHRLFSHRAYKASLPVKLFYILFGAAAFQQSVIEWSSDHRIHHRFVDKEEDPYAITKGFWYAHILWLFENRDHRTPVNVNDLYEDKWVKFQDDHYYPIAIFMGFIFPTLLCALWGDALGGLLLAGSLRIAVNHHMTFFINSLAHYKGDQPFSGKHTAKDNWIIALFTFGEGYHNFHHEFQADYRNGIRWFDYDPTKWLINTFAFFGLASDRKTISEEQILRKKMVMEEKALREKLEAKSQTLNQGFEERLEALRNSVQESQARMINLKSVKEEAGKKAVKEAESEYKVALNTWKRFVSGDLAPV, from the coding sequence ATGGAACAAACGAAAAAGAAATTAGCGTTGAAGACCACAATCTTCTTAATAGCGACTCCGATCATCGGGGTCATCGGGACGGGTGCCTTATTATTTACCAGAGGTATTCCATTAAACACATGGCTTGTGTATCTATTTATGACCGCTGCAACCGGGTTAGCGATCACCGGGGGATACCACCGTCTGTTTTCGCATAGAGCTTATAAAGCTTCTTTGCCGGTAAAACTTTTTTATATTCTTTTCGGAGCCGCCGCGTTCCAACAATCAGTGATCGAATGGAGTTCAGATCATAGGATCCACCACAGATTCGTAGATAAGGAAGAAGATCCTTATGCGATCACAAAAGGATTCTGGTATGCTCATATTCTTTGGTTATTCGAGAATAGAGATCATAGAACCCCCGTTAACGTAAACGATCTTTACGAAGACAAATGGGTGAAATTCCAAGACGATCATTATTATCCGATCGCTATTTTCATGGGATTCATCTTCCCTACCCTTCTTTGTGCTCTTTGGGGAGATGCGTTAGGCGGATTATTATTAGCAGGTTCTTTAAGAATTGCGGTCAACCACCACATGACATTCTTCATCAATTCCCTGGCACATTATAAAGGAGATCAACCTTTCTCCGGTAAACATACCGCTAAGGACAATTGGATCATCGCATTATTCACTTTCGGCGAAGGTTATCATAACTTCCACCATGAGTTCCAAGCGGATTACAGAAACGGTATTCGTTGGTTCGATTACGATCCGACCAAATGGCTCATCAATACATTCGCATTCTTCGGTTTAGCAAGCGATAGAAAGACTATCTCTGAAGAACAGATCCTGCGTAAAAAAATGGTGATGGAAGAGAAGGCTCTACGTGAAAAACTAGAAGCAAAATCTCAAACCTTAAACCAAGGATTCGAAGAAAGATTAGAGGCTCTGCGTAATTCCGTTCAGGAAAGCCAAGCCAGAATGATCAATTTGAAATCTGTGAAAGAAGAAGCAGGCAAGAAAGCAGTTAAAGAAGCTGAGTCGGAATACAAAGTGGCGTTGAACACTTGGAAAAGATTCGTTTCCGGAGATCTTGCTCCGGTCTGA
- a CDS encoding circularly permuted type 2 ATP-grasp protein has product MNQRTSQAANLLSGYKPAPGVYDELCLPDGKSRDKYEFLLRSLNNLGGAELRRRKEDSLRILKESGVTYNVYGDERERVWGLDLFPLLMDSKEWDGIERGLAQRSELLNEILKDIYGPKRSLYEKKIPHEVLFQSGGFLRACAPVYDFTNFRLAFLATDISRDSQGNFYVIGDRVQAPSGSGYALENRIVLSRIFPSLYRDSQVHRVALYFRALRRTLNSFSSNKDREPLTILLTPGPGNETYFEHAYLAGYLGYILAQAEDLTVRDNKVFLKTIEGLQQVDVIFRRVDDWYMDPLELKGDSLLGVPGILGAVRAGNVTVANPIGSGFLENRAIHAYLPSLCKFYLGEDLILPNVPTLWMGDENSRKEVFSNPHKYTIKPAIRSPLDPSVFLSTLKENEMLDLRTKVETRPERYVAQEILTGSTSPIFSGDSEELLIGKSVLRTFTCLSENGYTCMPGGLVRVSPKPDELIITNQRGAISKDLWILASEEKKEFSLLPGQIGRMPIKRKSSGIPSRVADNMFWMGRYAERAENMSRLLRETVHKILEAEESYEKEQFSILLGILDQLSGYSLGFFETNGLDSLDSIREKIFQLAISPYSSGSIRHDLNFFVGSSKAVRDRISDDTRYLISRLESEAPGNSSYDEVLEYLQKLVNLFASLSGLANESMSRETGYFFLDMGKRLERAQFIARLLLSTIERSSIHNKSMFESLLNVNDIRITYRRRYKYRIEAESVVDILIFDESNPRSLAFQLERLRENTLFSSSGKEEEISEEIQRLTDVLVRFSEEDAKRIFEYADPAGGLRRWLEDILAQLKSVSDAVAAKYFRYVENQVRLGGPYG; this is encoded by the coding sequence ATGAATCAGAGAACTTCCCAAGCAGCAAATCTTCTTTCCGGATATAAACCTGCTCCGGGAGTCTATGACGAGCTATGCCTCCCTGACGGAAAGTCCAGGGATAAATACGAATTTTTACTTCGCTCTTTAAATAATCTAGGCGGCGCAGAATTAAGAAGACGCAAAGAAGATAGTCTCCGTATCTTAAAAGAAAGCGGAGTAACGTATAATGTTTACGGGGATGAAAGAGAAAGAGTCTGGGGATTGGATCTTTTTCCTCTTCTCATGGACAGCAAAGAATGGGACGGGATAGAAAGAGGTCTCGCCCAAAGATCCGAACTACTTAATGAAATTCTAAAGGACATTTACGGTCCTAAAAGATCCTTATACGAAAAAAAGATCCCTCACGAAGTCCTATTCCAATCCGGCGGATTTTTAAGAGCCTGCGCTCCGGTTTATGATTTTACGAATTTCCGTTTAGCCTTTCTGGCGACGGATATCAGCCGGGACAGCCAGGGAAATTTTTATGTGATAGGAGATCGTGTTCAAGCACCTTCCGGTTCCGGATATGCTCTTGAAAATCGGATCGTTCTCTCTCGTATTTTTCCTTCTCTGTATAGAGACTCTCAAGTCCATAGAGTGGCTCTATATTTCAGAGCATTAAGAAGGACCTTAAATTCGTTTTCTTCCAATAAAGATAGAGAACCTCTTACGATTCTTCTGACTCCCGGACCCGGGAACGAAACCTATTTCGAGCATGCTTATCTTGCGGGTTATCTGGGATATATTTTGGCGCAAGCGGAAGACTTGACTGTTAGAGATAATAAGGTCTTTTTAAAAACGATAGAAGGTCTGCAGCAAGTAGATGTGATCTTTCGTCGTGTAGACGATTGGTACATGGACCCTCTGGAATTAAAGGGAGATTCTCTTTTGGGAGTTCCCGGTATTTTGGGTGCGGTGAGAGCAGGGAATGTCACTGTAGCAAATCCTATCGGTTCCGGATTCTTGGAAAATCGTGCGATCCATGCGTATCTTCCTAGTTTATGTAAATTTTATTTGGGAGAAGATCTGATCCTTCCGAATGTTCCGACTCTTTGGATGGGAGACGAAAATTCCCGCAAAGAAGTATTCTCTAATCCTCATAAATATACGATCAAACCGGCAATTCGTTCTCCTTTAGATCCTTCCGTATTTCTCTCTACTTTGAAAGAAAATGAAATGTTGGATCTAAGGACCAAGGTGGAGACAAGGCCGGAACGTTATGTTGCACAGGAAATACTAACCGGTTCCACATCTCCTATTTTTTCGGGAGATTCGGAAGAGCTACTGATAGGTAAGTCGGTCTTAAGAACATTCACTTGTCTTTCCGAGAACGGCTATACATGTATGCCTGGAGGACTTGTCCGAGTTTCTCCTAAGCCTGATGAACTTATCATTACCAACCAAAGAGGAGCCATCTCCAAAGATCTTTGGATCTTAGCTTCCGAAGAGAAGAAGGAGTTCAGTCTTCTGCCTGGACAGATCGGCAGGATGCCGATCAAAAGAAAAAGTTCCGGTATTCCGAGCAGGGTCGCAGACAATATGTTCTGGATGGGACGTTATGCGGAACGTGCAGAAAATATGTCCAGACTTCTAAGGGAAACTGTACACAAGATATTAGAAGCGGAAGAATCTTACGAAAAAGAACAATTCTCTATATTACTCGGGATCTTGGACCAACTTTCGGGATACAGCCTCGGGTTTTTCGAAACGAATGGATTAGATTCTTTGGATTCCATCCGGGAGAAAATATTCCAATTGGCGATATCTCCTTATTCTTCCGGAAGTATCCGCCACGATCTGAACTTTTTTGTGGGAAGCTCGAAGGCGGTTCGAGACAGGATCTCTGACGATACACGTTATTTGATCTCCAGATTAGAATCCGAAGCGCCTGGAAATTCAAGTTATGACGAAGTGTTGGAATACCTGCAAAAGCTTGTGAACCTCTTTGCTTCTCTCTCGGGACTTGCGAATGAAAGTATGAGTCGTGAAACCGGATATTTCTTCCTGGATATGGGAAAAAGATTGGAGAGAGCACAGTTTATAGCTAGGCTCTTACTTTCCACAATAGAAAGATCTTCCATACATAACAAAAGTATGTTCGAAAGTCTTTTGAATGTGAACGATATCCGGATCACTTACAGAAGACGTTATAAATATAGAATAGAAGCGGAATCGGTCGTGGACATTCTGATCTTCGACGAAAGTAATCCTAGATCACTCGCATTCCAGTTGGAAAGATTAAGAGAGAACACACTCTTCTCTTCTTCCGGAAAAGAAGAAGAAATTTCGGAAGAGATCCAAAGACTTACGGATGTTTTAGTTCGTTTCAGTGAAGAAGATGCAAAACGAATTTTCGAATACGCGGATCCTGCGGGCGGACTCCGCAGATGGCTGGAAGATATTCTTGCCCAATTAAAATCCGTCTCCGACGCAGTCGCCGCTAAATACTTCCGCTATGTGGAAAACCAAGTTAGATTGGGAGGACCTTATGGCTGA